From the Companilactobacillus ginsenosidimutans genome, the window AGAGAATTAAACAAGGCATGTATATGAATGAAATTGTCTTAAATAAGTCGATTGCTAACTTCATGAACATGTCTGACTCACTTATCAGTAAAGGGTACAATCAAAGGAGACAAAGTTTTGTGCATGAGAACAATAAGTTAAGCGACTTCATTTTGAGAACAATCGTCACAATTTCTATTATTTTTAATATTGTGATGATTACTCAAGGTATTGGGCAAGTTGATTTTGGATCTGGCAATGTTGATTTCCAATTTACTTGGTTAATAGGAATTATTATCTTGCTTAACCTCATCGCAATCTTGTATCCAATAATGATAGGAGAGTTTCATTACTTATGGTGGAAATCGTTCGTTTCGAGAACTACAGTTTCAAGTACTCCAACAGCTCAAAAGTATCGTTAAAAAATGTCAATTTGACCATAAATAAGGGTGACTTTGCACTTATCATTGGGAAAACTGGTAGTGGCAAAAGTACTTTACTTCGACAACTTAAACCAGAATTAGCTTTAGGAAAGTCGGTAGATGGTAAATTGACGTTGTTTGGCGGTGAAAATGACAATGATTTTAGTCACGTCGCATATATTTCGCAGTTTGTCGATAATCAAATGGTCACGGAAACTGCGCGAGATGAGTTCCATTTTGTTTTGGAAAATATGGGAGTAGATGCAGATCAAATCCATTCGAAAATTGCTGAAATTGCCAGTTACTTTGACATCGTCGACTTAATGGACCTTAAGGAAGATCAATTGTCCGGTGGTCAAAAACAAATCATTAATTTAGCTTCAGCATTAATTCTTAATCCAGATATTTTGTTGTTGGACGAACCCACGTCACAGCTCGATCCAATTACGTCAGAGAAATTTTTGCGAATGGTGGAAAAAATCAATAGCGATTTGAACATCACAATTATCTTGGTTGAGCATTCTATTGAGCAGGCGGTATTTTTCGTGAATCGTGTGGTACTGGTTGATAACGGAAGTATTGGCATGGATGAAAAAACTGACTCTGCATTGAGAAAATTATTTACGGAGCCTGATTTCAAAAATTATCTTCCTCAAACTGACAGATTATTTTTAGAAAGCCAGCTTGATGAAGTTTTTCCAAATGTAAAACTTCCGCTAACTAACAGAAGAATGAATCAGATAATTCAGCAACAATCGGATTATCTGAAGTATGAAGACCATATTTCGAGAAAAGGTAGTTCTTCTGAAACTGATGAACTAAGTGTTAAACGTCTGACATTTAGATTTGAGTTTAATGCCCGAAACATTTTGGATGATATTACTTTCAATCTGAAAAAGGGAAAGTCTTATGCGATTCTTGGACCCAATGGTGTCGGTAAAACAACCTTGTTGCGTGTTATTACCAAACAACTAGAGCAGTTGAGTGGCACAGTTTTTATTGAAGGTCGTAAGACAAACAAGATGGGTCAAAAATTCTTTGATAAGTTGTTTATCTTACCTCAGAATCCCTCACTTTTGTTTGTTACAGATAGTGTTCAAGAAGAGATTTCTTATCAGTTACAACAATCAAATGAACAAGTTAATGATGATTTAGTTAATCAATATCTTGAAAAATTTCAACTTACAGAAATTAAAAATGTTAGTCCCTATGATATCAGTGGTGGACAACAAGAATATTTAGCATTAGTAATTGGATTAATTAAGAATCCGGAATTACTCATTTTGGATGAGCCGACTAAAGGGTTAGACCCTAATATGAAACAACAAGTTGCAAAAATGCTTCGCAACTATCAGGAACAAGGTGGAACGATATTAGCTAGTACCCATGATGTTTTGTTTTCTAGTAAATATTTCGACTTTGTTTCGTTAATGTTTGATGGTAGATTGGGAACTTTCGATCCACCAATCGAGTTCTTTCCAAATAAATATTTCTACACGACTGAAATCAACAAGGCGACGCGAGATCAATTTGCGCAAGCTTTGATATGGGAGGATATTGTTAAAAATGAATCGTAAGTTATGGCTATTATTAGTTGCATCAATTGTTATTTTGGTGCTATTAGATGCTTTGGGTAGTAAAAATTATTTACTACTGTCGTTTGTATTATTGTTCGTAACAATGGGAGTCTACTTTTGGAAATTTGAGAAGTCGGGGAAGAATTCTCGTGAGGTTGTATTCATCGCAATAATTTGTGCCTTGGCCGTTGCTGGACGAGTCGTTTTAGCGGCGTTTTCTTCAATGAAACCGGAATTATTCATTTTGATTCTGGGAGCACTGGTCAGTGGTCCTGAAACAGGATTTCTAATGGGAACGATTATTGCCTTGGCTTCAAATATGTATTTTGGACAGGGAGCATGGACTCCTTGGCAAATGTTTTCACTGGGAATTGTCGGAATTATTTCCGGTTTAATGGCGAATAAAAAAGTCTCTATTTGGGTAATAACAGCGTGGGGATTTGTATCTGGATTCTTGTATGGCTGGATAATGGATATCTATTTTATTTTAGGCTTTGTGAAACCGATTACACCCAAAAGTTCAATAGCCGCATTAGTTGCTAGTTTTCCGTTTGATGTCACACATGCAATATTTACAGCAGTTTTGTTACTGCTATTAGGAAAAGCCTGGATGAAGATCTTTCAAAGATACCGGGCTAAGTATGATTTATTTAATAATCAGCAGGAGTGAGAAATATGAAAAAAGCATTTTTGGTTGGTGCCGTGGGCTGCGGTAAAACTACTTTCAAACAAGTAATGATGAATGAGAAGCGTAGTTACGATAAAACTCAGGCAATTGAATATTTTAATAACTTGATTGACTCACCAGGTGAGTTTACTGAGCATCGCCGTATGTACTCAGCCTTGAATGTGACCGCAAATGCTTCTGATGTCGTGGTAATGATGCAAAGTGTTATTGACCACCGCCAGGTATTTTCTCCGGGATTCGCACAGATGTTTTTAAAACCATCAATTGGTGTTGTCACCAAAATTGATTTGGCAGAAAAGGATTCTGATATCGAGTTTGCCAAGAATCAGTTGATATTAGCAGGCGCTCATAAGATTTTTTATATTTCCAATGTGGAGGATCCATCTCCAGAAAATGAGATTCAAGCTTTAATTGATTACTTGAAAGAGGATGTGGTTAAAAAATGAAACCGACAGAAAAAGACGTATTGAATGACATCACAACTTGGATTTTGTCGGCAAATAAATATGTCCATGAGCATCTAAATTCTATTAATGATATTCGTTCTAAGTCAGGTGAATATGACTTAGTTACTAGTATTGATGACGCAGTTGAACAAATGCTCGACAAAAATATTTCCGATAAGTATCCAGAATCACTAATAATTGGTGAAGAGAAAAAGGAAAAAGATTATTCCCAAATCAATAATGGATTAGTATTTTTCGTTGATCCAATTGATGGAACACTTAACTTGGTTAAAAAGCACGATTGTTTTGCAATTATGATTGGTGTTTATTACGACGGGGAGCCCCTGTGTGCCGGTATTATGGACGTTATGAATAATGAGTTGTACTGGGGTGGAATGGAAACTGGTGTCTATTGTAATGACACTAAATTAAATCCTGCTGTCGACTTACCTTTAAGAGAGGGATTGGTTGGTGTTTCTTGGCGTCAATTCTTGAAGAATGCCTTCGAAGAAATTCGAATTGCCAAGAACAGTGCTGGAATCAGAGTTATGGGTAGTGCCGGATTAGAGTTTGTCGAAGTAATTACTGGTAAACATATCGCATATTTAGCTTCATTAAATCCTTGGGATATAGCTGCTGGGAATGTTTTAGTTCAAGCACTAGGTTACAGAATTAGTAGTGTTAATGGTAATTCAATCAACCTTGCCAAAGTGAACCACATTATGGTTGCTAATCCACAAACTTATCGTGATATTAGAAAAATTCAAGCTTATTAGGAGTCCAAATATGAAAATCTACACCCGAACAGGCGATAAAGGTAAGACGAGAATTATTGAACACGATGTCCTATATAAGTCAGACAAAAGAGTTGAATCATATGGAACAATCGATGAATTGAATTCTTTTGTAGGTTTAACAATTTCTGATTTATCTGAAAAAACAATGGTATTTCGTGAAGAATTATTCGAGATACAACAGCTACTATTTGACTGCGGGTCTGATTTAGCTAAGTCGCCAACTCAGACTAAGCGGCCTTTTGTTTTCACTGCAGACAACCACGCAACTGAGTGGTTGGAATCGAGAATTGATGAATATACAAAAGAATTACCGAAAGTTCAGAAGTTCATATTGCCAGGGGGATGTAAGACGGCATCGAATCTCCATGTTGATCGAACTGTCACCAGAAGAGCGGAGCGTTCAATTGTTGATTTGATGCAAGATGAACCTATCAACGAAGAGGTTTTAAAATTCATTAATCGATTGTCAGATTGTTTTTTCACTTTGTCACGTTATGCGAATGTCTTAGAGGGCAGCGATGAAGTTGAATATCGTAACAGTAAAATTATTTTTAGATAATAAATTTTAGGGGAGCACCATATGAACAACACACGTATTAAGAAATTAACTTTTACCGCAATTATTTTAGCTTTATGTATCGTAGGTGCCAATATCAAAATAATGGGTTCAGTAGCCTTAGATTCATTTCCAGCCTTTTTTGGAGCCTTAGCATTAGGACCTGTTGCTGGTGCCTTTCTAGGATTATTTGGACATTTAGTGTCAGCGCTTTTATCAGGATTTCCATTAACTTTACCAGTTCATTTAATAATTGGTTTTTGCATGATGGTAACAATGGCAGTTTATGCATTAATTCGTCGTGGTAAACGTGCATTGGATTGGAAATATATTATTCTTTCCGATGTTGTAGCATACGCATTAAACGTTCCTTTGGAATTAGTTTTGTTATACCCAATTTTAAAACAAGCAGTTTATGTTTACTTTACTCCACTCACAATTGCAGCAATCGTCAACATTATTTTGGCTGAAGTAGTATTCATTTTATTGAAGAAACGTTTCCCAAGAATTTTGGATATTTTCAAAAGTGAGGACAAAAAATAATGTCTCAAGTTAAGCATGGAGGATACGGTCGAGAGCTATCTTCAACAGTTCCAATTGTTGATTTTAGTGCAAATATTAATCCCTTGGGCGTTCCAGAAACACTAATTAGTAGTATAAAAAAGTCACTTCCAAACTTGATTTACTATCCAGATGTCGAATATAAGAATTTGCGTAAAGATTTGGGTGATCTCTATAATTATGATCCTGAGAAAATATGGGTCGGTAATGGTTCAGTTGATTTGATTTTTAATATCATTGAAATCTTGGAATCAAAACATGCTTTATTGTTGGCACCAACTTTTGGAGAGTACGAGCATGCATTTTCTAAAAGTGGGGCGGAAGTACTTCATTATTATCTTCAAGAAGAAAATGATTTTAACTTAGATATGAACAAATTTATCGACTACTTAAATAATCATCACGAAATCGATACGATTTGTCTATGTAATCCAAATAATCCAAGTGGAACGTTGGTCAGTAAATTTGCCATCGACCACTTAGCACATTATTGCCAGGATCGCGGTATTTGGTTGATTGTTGATGAAGCTTTCAACGAATTTATTGCCAAGAAATCTGATTACACTTTTGTCGATAAAATTGACGAAGACGACAATGTTGTAATTATCAAATCTTTAACAAAATATTTTGCAATTCCAGGCTTACGTTTAGGTATGGCTTTGTTGCCAAATAAACAATTTCTAAATACTTTAGTGGATTACTGTGAACCTTGGTCGGTCAACACATTTGCTGCTGAATTAGGACCTGAAGTGTTTAATGATAATGAATATGCCAAAGCTACTGCAAATTGGTTGTCAGCCGAAAAGTCATATTTAGAATCGGAATTATCTAACATTTCTCAAATTAAGATGTATCCCTCTGCAGTTAACTATTACTTATTGAAATGTGATTCCGTTGATTTATACAAAGAGTTGCTTAATAAGGGTATTTTAATCCGAAATTGTGACAACTATCTCGGCTTAGAAAATGGTTACTATCGAATTGCTGTGAAATCTCATGAAGAAAATCAGCAATTAGTTAGACAATTACAAGATCTATTTAGGAGTTAACTATGAAGAAATTTTTAATTGCAGGGGCAACGAGTGGTGTTGGTAAAACTAGTGCAACGCTAGGAATTATTTCAGCGTTAGTGCAACGCGGGTATTCAGTCCAGCCTTACAAAGTCGGTCCTGACTATGTTGATACGAAATTTCATAGTCGTGTTTCTGGCCATGCATCACGTAACGTCGATGATTATTTAATTCCTGACGATGATACCTTGAAGTATTTGTTTGAAAAAGATACTCAGGATATCGATCTTGGTATCGTCGAAGGCGTTATGGGTTTATACGATGGATTAGGCAGCGATAAGGATGCTCATTCAACAGCCTCTATGGCAAAAAAATTAGACTTACCAGTGATTTTAATTGTCAGTGGAAAATCTATTTCAACCTCAACTGCGGCCGTGGTTAAGGGTTTTGTGGACTTTGATTCGGAAGTAAATATTGCTGGCGTAATCATCAATAATGTTATGAGTGAAAATCACTTTAACTTAATCAAAGCTGCTGTTAATCGTTATTGCCCTAATACTCCAGTACTTGGATACATGAAATTTAATAAAGAACTTGAATTACCTTCAAGACAATTGGGACTAGTACCTGATGATGAAGTCGATTCAGTTGATAAAAAGATTCAAGGATTATCAAAAATCGTTTCTGAAACGATTGATTTAGACGCCATTTTAAAACTTGCTAGTTCCAGTAAACTCGAGTATCAAGGTACATTTGAAAATGAAATAAATAAGCTTCATCCCAACAAAATTTCCATAGGAATTGCTAAGGACGAAGCTTTTAATTTCTATTATCGAGATAATTTAGAATTGCTGGAAAATCTTGGAGTAAAACTTGTCCCATTCAGTCCAGTTGCTGACAAATCTTTGCCCGATGTAGATGCGTTATGGCTGGGTGGTGGATATCCTGAAGAAAAATCGCAACAGTTAGCCGACAATACTTCGATGAAGCAACAAATTCGTGACTTCTCAAATGCTGGTAAGCCTATTTTTGCTGAATGTGGTGGATTGATGTATTTGGGTAAAGACTTGAACAATGAAGATGGTAGTCGACATGAAATGGCTGGAATTTTTGATGGTTCAAGCCATATGACTAAACGACTGAGAAAATTTGGATATTGTCAGGCAATACCTGAACAAGACTGTTTCATCGGAATTAAGGGTTCCACTGTATATGGTCATGAATTTCACCATTCGACTTTCGAACCAAACTCGCCCGAGTCATTGAAAACAATTTTGACGATGGAAAAATATCGTGATGGCGTACTTGCCAGTACTTGGGTTGGTGGTTATCAATACAAGCACACGTTTGCTAGTTACTTACACATTCATTTTTACCAAAGTGTTGAGTTAGCTAAGGCAATTTTTAAGTCGATGGGAGTCCTATAAATGAATATCATTTTGATGACGATTTTCGGATTCATACTCGATCTGATTTTGGGGGATCCATACAGTTGGCCACATCCTGTCAAATTGATTGGTAAGTTCATTGACCATTTGGATAGAAAAATTGAATCCAATGAATATCCGGAAAAAGTTCAGTTTCAACTGGGAATTTGCCTCTGGATCACTGTTGTTGGTGTTACTGGTTTAGTGACGGGGTTAATCATGTATCTGGCTCATTTCAATTATTGGGTCTATATGATTATTGGAACTTATCTTGCTTACACAACTTTGTCGGTTAAAGGACTGGCATTTGAAGGTAGGAAAATAATCAAGTCACTAAAAAAGGAAGACATCAAAACAGCTCGCCACCAGCTTTCAATGATAGTTGGTCGAACAACTGATGATTTAGATGAGGAAGAAATTTCCAAAGCTACCATTGAAACAATTGCTGAGAATACCAGTGATGGTGTGATTGCTCCCTTATTTTATTTGTTGATTGGCGGTCCGGTTCTGGCAATGATTTATAAGGCAGTCAATACATTGGATTCGATGGTTGGTTATAAGAACAAGCGCTTTAAAAATATCGGTGAAGCATCTGCCAAAATTGATGATGTGTTTAATTTCATTCCTGCACGTCTGACCTGGGTATTAATGACCTTCACAACATTTGTCATGAGACTCAATTTTAAAGAGGCCTGGCAAGTTGGAAAACGTGATCACAATAAGCATCGCTCACCAAACAGTGCATATCCTGAATCTGTAGTCGCAGGTGCACTTGATCTGCAGCTTGGAGGTCCGCATGTGTATTTTGGTGATGTGGTTGATAAACCTTATATTGGTAACGATTCAGGTAAGACTGCCACAGTTGCTGATATACGAAAGACCATTCAGATTTTATATGTTACCGCTTGTATTACATTAGTTGTATTTTGTGCAATAAGATTAATTTTCGTTTAGGAGAATAACTTTGAAAGATAGAAAATACATTAAAATTCCCAACAAAATAACTGATAAAAGTTTTGAAATGATTCAAGACGAGATCAATGAAACTCGTCCTGATTATAAATTTAATTCTGAGATTGAAGCAGCCATTATCAAACGTGCAATTCACACAACCGCCGATTTCGATTACTTGGATACATTGAGTTTCACAGGGGATGCAATCAAAAAAGTTAAACATGTTTTAACTCATCAAGGTGTAATTTACACTGACACAACGATGGCGCTATCGGGAATCAATAAACGTAAGCTCGAAGAATTAGGCGTTCAATATCATTGTCTGATTGCTGAACCAGCAACCTTCAAACTGGCAGCGGACCGAGGTATTACTCGTTCGATGGCAGCTATTAAGTTAGCAGCACAGGATGATACTGAAAAAATGTTTGTTGTCGGCAATGCTCCAACAGCATTGTATAAGATCATTGATATGCAACAAGCAGGTAAGCTAGATGCAAAAGTTGTTATCGGTGTCCCAGTAGGTTTCGTTGAGGCTAAAGAAAGTAAAGTTGCTCTGGATGAAAGTGAAATTCCATCAATCGTAAATATTGATCGAAAAGGTGGAAGTAACCTAGCTGCAGCATTAGTTAATGCAATTTTGTACAACCTAGATATTATCGAAGGAGACTAGTCTTATGGTTGAAAAAAATGAACAAGTTTACGTTTACTATAACGGTAAGCGCCTTCGAAAAGGTTTTACTACGGGAACAACTGCTACCGCTGCTTCAGTCGCTGCTTTAAAAATTTTGTTAACCCAAAGTCCACTTGAGGAAATTACTGTTAATGCTGCCAATGGACAAGAGGCTGAATTTCAACTGGAAAGTGTTGAGTTCGATGAAAACAAAGCCAAAGTCGGGATTAAAAAAGATGGTGGTGATGACCAAGATGCAACTCATGGAATGATTGTCTATTCCACAGTCAATCTGAGGGATGATAATCAAGTCACTTTAGATGGTGGCGTAGGTATTGGTCGAGTCACTCAAAAAGGCTTGGCTAACCCTCCAGGGATGGCAGCTATCAATCCAGTTCCACGAAAGATGATTAAGCAGTCAGTTCGAGACATTCTCGGAGAAAACCGTGGTGCTGATGTCGTTATCTCGGCGCCAGAAGGTGTTGATATTGCAAAATTAACTTACAATCCCAAATTGGGAATTGTTGGTGGCGTTTCGATTTTAGGAACAAGCGGTATCGTCACACCAATGTCTGAAGAGAGTTGGAAGCATTCAATTTCCATCGAAATGAATATTCATCGAGAACGCGGCGATGATGAAATCATTTTGACACCGGGAAACTATGGCGAAGATTTCACTAAAAATGTGCTCGGACTACCACTAGATAAACAAGTTCAGATGAGTAACTTCGTTGGTTATGTGCTGCATGAAGTTCAGCGTCTAGGATTTAAACGTGTCTTAATGGTTGGTGACTTAGGCAAGTTTATCAAAGTAGCTGGTGGCATCTTTTCAACACACAGTAAAGATGCCGATGCCAGGGCAGAAATAATGGTCGCAAATCTGGCTTTGTTAGGAGCACCTCAACAATTAATCAACGATGTTTATAACAGTCTGACGACTATCTCAATGGTTGACTATATCGACAAAGCTGGCTATCAAAAAGTTTATCAACAAATTGTTGATCGAATTAAGTATCGTTCTGAGAAATTACTAGCACATAGACAACCACAAGTTGAAATTGATGCAGTAATTTTCTCTGGTCAAAAATTTCTAGCAGCTACTGACAGTCTGGAGAATATTAAGGAGAACTGGAAATGATTACAGTTGCCGGTATTGGACCAGGGTCAGAAGATTTAATGATAAACAAAGTTTCTCGAGTTGTTGAGGATGCTGATTTAGTGATTGGTAGTCAGAGACAATTAGAACTTTTTCAAATCGATGATGCTAAGAAAATGGTATTGCCTAAATTGATGGTGCTCAAAGATTTCTTACTTAAAAATATTGACCAAAATATTGTGCTGCTTGCATCAGGTGACCCATATTTATACGGCATTGCCAATTGGATCAAGCGTGAGATCGACAATCAAGAAGTTGAAGTAATTCCCGGAATTAGCTCAATTCAATATTTGTTCAACCGGGTAGGTATTCCGATGAATGATAGCTATTTAACTAGTAGCCATGGTCGGATACCTGATTTCGATTTTTTACTGCAACATAAAACAATTTGCATGGTGACAGATGACAAGATCGGACCATATCAAATTGCCCAAGAGATCAAGCAACGGCAACAACATCGAACAATTTTTATTGGTGAGAATTTAAGCTACCTTGGCGAAACTATTACTAAAACAAATGAAAAAGATATTAAGAATCGAAAATACAAAATGAATGTGGTGTTGATTACCGATGAAGGATGACTTATTTATTCGCACAAAGGTGCCAATGACTAAAGCAGAAGTTAGAAGCATTAGTCTTGATAAACTGCAATTACAAGGCAAGAAGACGTTTTTAGATATTGGTTCGGGAACTGGTAGTGTCAGTATGCAAGCGGCTCTCGAATATCCAGATTTACAAATAACAGCTTTAGAAAAGAATCTCGATGCAATTGATATTAATCAAAAAAATATCAATCATTTCGGGATCCAAAACATTGATTTGAAAGTTGGGAATGCTCCAGCAGATTTACCTAATAAAAAGTTTGATGGAATATTTGTTGGGGGATCTGGTGGTGAGCTTCCCAAGATAATTGATTATTCATATCAACATTTGAATGATCAAGGGATGCTTGTTTTGAATTTCATATTGAACGAGAACGCATTTGAAGCTATCCAGTATTTGGAAAAATCAGAATTCATCGATTTAGATGTCATCCAAGTTGCTGTTTCAAAATGGCATCAACTTGGCAAAGGGCACTACTTCAAGCCACAAAATCCAACTATCATAATTAGTGCACAAAAGGGAGAAAACAACTAATGGCAATTGTAAGTTTTGTAGGAGCGGGTCCTGGAGATCCAGATTTAATCACTTTAAAAGGTTACAAGAAATTACAATCAGCAGACGTCGTGATTTACGCTGGTTCACTGGTAAATAAGCAATTATTAGACTATTGCAAAAAAGATGCAGAAATTTACAACAGTGCTGAGATGGATCTACCAGAAATCATTGACCGCATGGATATATCTGTAAAAGCAGGTAAAGATGTTGTTCGTTTACAAACTGGGGACTTTTCAATTTACGGTTCAGTCCGTGAACAAATTGAAGAAATGAAGAAAAAGGACATACCGTTTGATTTCGTACCCGGTGTAAGTTCATTTCTTGGAGCTGCCTCACAAATGGGTGTTGAGTACACTGTTCCAAAGATTTCGCAAAGTGTCGTTATTACCAGAATGTCTGGACGTACTCCTGTCCCAGAAAAAGAATCAATTCAGTCATTTGCTAAACATCAAACATCAATGATAATTTTCCTTTCAGTTCAAGGTGTCCGAAAAGTTGTCCGTGAATTGCTTGAAGGTGGTTATCCAGAATCAACACCAGCTGCCGTAATTTATAAAGCAACTTGGCCAGATGAGAAAATTGTTGAAGGTACGCTAGCAGATATTGGCGACAAGGTTAAAGAAGCTCACATCACTAGAACTGCTCTAATTATGGTCGGCGAGTTCCTCGGTGACGAGTACAATTACTCACATCTCTACGACCCAACCTTTACTACTGGCTTTAGAAAAGGTAAGAAAGATGTCACAAAATAAATCAAAAATTGCAATAGTATCAATTACAAATACAGGCACTAAACTAGGTGCCTCTGTGAAAAAAGTTTTGTCAGATCATGATGTCTTACTCTACGCACCATCAAGAATTGCTGATGCCAATGTCGATGTCTCAATCGAAAAAGGTGAGTTTACAACAACTGTTCAAAACTTATTTACAGAAATGGACTGTCTAATTTTAATTATGGCAACGGGAATTGCAGTTAGAACAATTTCCCCAGTCATAGAAGACAAGACGACCGATCCAGCTGTTTTAGTAATCGATGAATTAGGTAAGCACGTAATCAGTTTATTGTCAGGACACGTTGGTGGAGCCAATGAATGGACGACTCAACTTTCTGAACAATTAGGTGCTGATCCAGTAATAACAACGGCAACGGACACTGAGAAGGTGGCTTCAATCGATGTGTTGGCCAAACGACTTAATGCCTGGTATCCCAATTTTAAAGAAAATACCAAACTAATTAATCGCAAACTGGCTGAACACGAAAAAGTATATTTGTATGTTGAAGACTATTTCTTAAATGAAATTCCAACTTTGAATGGCTTTACAAAGATACCTAAAGATGAAATTTCTGAATCTGATGACGCACCAATTGTCATAGTTTCAGATCAAACCGACTTTGAGAAACACGACAATGTTATTCATGTCGTTCCTAAGTTGAACGCTTTAGGTGTTGGTTGTCGTAAGAATGTTACTTATGAAATGATGCAGACAAATTTTGCATTATTTATGAGCAT encodes:
- the cbiB gene encoding adenosylcobinamide-phosphate synthase CbiB; the encoded protein is MNIILMTIFGFILDLILGDPYSWPHPVKLIGKFIDHLDRKIESNEYPEKVQFQLGICLWITVVGVTGLVTGLIMYLAHFNYWVYMIIGTYLAYTTLSVKGLAFEGRKIIKSLKKEDIKTARHQLSMIVGRTTDDLDEEEISKATIETIAENTSDGVIAPLFYLLIGGPVLAMIYKAVNTLDSMVGYKNKRFKNIGEASAKIDDVFNFIPARLTWVLMTFTTFVMRLNFKEAWQVGKRDHNKHRSPNSAYPESVVAGALDLQLGGPHVYFGDVVDKPYIGNDSGKTATVADIRKTIQILYVTACITLVVFCAIRLIFV
- a CDS encoding cobalt-precorrin-8 methylmutase; this translates as MKDRKYIKIPNKITDKSFEMIQDEINETRPDYKFNSEIEAAIIKRAIHTTADFDYLDTLSFTGDAIKKVKHVLTHQGVIYTDTTMALSGINKRKLEELGVQYHCLIAEPATFKLAADRGITRSMAAIKLAAQDDTEKMFVVGNAPTALYKIIDMQQAGKLDAKVVIGVPVGFVEAKESKVALDESEIPSIVNIDRKGGSNLAAALVNAILYNLDIIEGD
- the cbiD gene encoding cobalt-precorrin-5B (C(1))-methyltransferase CbiD produces the protein MVEKNEQVYVYYNGKRLRKGFTTGTTATAASVAALKILLTQSPLEEITVNAANGQEAEFQLESVEFDENKAKVGIKKDGGDDQDATHGMIVYSTVNLRDDNQVTLDGGVGIGRVTQKGLANPPGMAAINPVPRKMIKQSVRDILGENRGADVVISAPEGVDIAKLTYNPKLGIVGGVSILGTSGIVTPMSEESWKHSISIEMNIHRERGDDEIILTPGNYGEDFTKNVLGLPLDKQVQMSNFVGYVLHEVQRLGFKRVLMVGDLGKFIKVAGGIFSTHSKDADARAEIMVANLALLGAPQQLINDVYNSLTTISMVDYIDKAGYQKVYQQIVDRIKYRSEKLLAHRQPQVEIDAVIFSGQKFLAATDSLENIKENWK
- a CDS encoding cobalt-precorrin-7 (C(5))-methyltransferase, translating into MITVAGIGPGSEDLMINKVSRVVEDADLVIGSQRQLELFQIDDAKKMVLPKLMVLKDFLLKNIDQNIVLLASGDPYLYGIANWIKREIDNQEVEVIPGISSIQYLFNRVGIPMNDSYLTSSHGRIPDFDFLLQHKTICMVTDDKIGPYQIAQEIKQRQQHRTIFIGENLSYLGETITKTNEKDIKNRKYKMNVVLITDEG
- a CDS encoding decarboxylating cobalt-precorrin-6B (C(15))-methyltransferase, which encodes MKDDLFIRTKVPMTKAEVRSISLDKLQLQGKKTFLDIGSGTGSVSMQAALEYPDLQITALEKNLDAIDINQKNINHFGIQNIDLKVGNAPADLPNKKFDGIFVGGSGGELPKIIDYSYQHLNDQGMLVLNFILNENAFEAIQYLEKSEFIDLDVIQVAVSKWHQLGKGHYFKPQNPTIIISAQKGENN
- a CDS encoding cobalt-precorrin-4 methyltransferase yields the protein MAIVSFVGAGPGDPDLITLKGYKKLQSADVVIYAGSLVNKQLLDYCKKDAEIYNSAEMDLPEIIDRMDISVKAGKDVVRLQTGDFSIYGSVREQIEEMKKKDIPFDFVPGVSSFLGAASQMGVEYTVPKISQSVVITRMSGRTPVPEKESIQSFAKHQTSMIIFLSVQGVRKVVRELLEGGYPESTPAAVIYKATWPDEKIVEGTLADIGDKVKEAHITRTALIMVGEFLGDEYNYSHLYDPTFTTGFRKGKKDVTK
- a CDS encoding cobalt-precorrin 5A hydrolase: MSQNKSKIAIVSITNTGTKLGASVKKVLSDHDVLLYAPSRIADANVDVSIEKGEFTTTVQNLFTEMDCLILIMATGIAVRTISPVIEDKTTDPAVLVIDELGKHVISLLSGHVGGANEWTTQLSEQLGADPVITTATDTEKVASIDVLAKRLNAWYPNFKENTKLINRKLAEHEKVYLYVEDYFLNEIPTLNGFTKIPKDEISESDDAPIVIVSDQTDFEKHDNVIHVVPKLNALGVGCRKNVTYEMMQTNFALFMSMHHLAWDSIAVIASIDVKQNEAAIQYLANTLHAETEFHSAEELSEVDINYPSSEFVKKTVGVGNVASSSANFVSGNVVSIEQFKGKEITMALSHK